Within the Irregularibacter muris genome, the region AATGATCCCCTAACTTTTCCCTTCTTATTCTCGATGAATCCCCCATGACTAGTCCAGCATCTATCATATGTTCCAATGTGAAAAGCTGTCTGTTTTCCCCTTGAGTCTTTACTCTTTCCAGTGCCTCTCTGATATGCTCTGGGGTAGCATTTTCCACTCCTACATCATTATCTTTAATGCTATACTTTTTAGGCAAATAGGCATGCTTACACCCTGGGACTCTCTCTGAGATAATTTTTCTAATTTTCTCCCCTGGAAAATCTGGGTCTGTAAGAATTATAACACCTGTCTTTTGCTGTGCATAGCGAATTCTTTCAATGGTTTTTTCTTCTATGCCCAGGCCGCTAGTAATAATGACCTCTGCGTCTACCGCCCTCTTTACCGCTGCCTCATCGTCTCTTCCTTCCACTACAATAACTTCTCGAATCATGTCTTTCCTCCTTTTCTTTATTTTACCAAAAAAGCAAGCAGGCAGCTATCGCTGCCCTATCTCCCTAATAAATAAATTTTTACTTTTCTTCGTCCATAGCGCAATGCCTCTGCCCTTGAACCCATGGCCAAATCTATGCGGTTTCCCTTAATGGCCCCTCCAGTATCTAAGGCCTGGCCAAAACCATAACCCGGCACATATAATCGAGTGTAATAAGGGATGACCCTGGGATCTACAGCAATTACTCCCCTTTTTAGTGGAGCCCCTACACTGGTGGTATTTCCTACTCCGGCATCACCTTGGCTATAGGCCGTGGCGGTTACTGTCATTGTTTTTTCAAAACGAGTAGCCCCCCTAGAGGTGTTTATGGTGCTTAGCATCCCTACCTGTATCACTTCATCCTTTGGTTCGATGACCACCTCTTCTTTAAGGGTTTCCCTCTGGGACTCTTCTCCATCCTCATAGGTTATTTTTATTTGATTTTTCTTTAACCCTTTCTGGCCTTTTTGTACAACCTTTGTCTTCCCTTTTTCTAAATGGTTGTCTGGTTTTTTCTGGGTAGTAAAATCTATATTTTCTTCTTCGGTAATGATTTTCTCGGTGACTCTGACAATATGAATTTCTCTTTCTTCCTCTATTTCAGCCTCTTTATCAGGGGCCACCCGATCAAGAGGATTTATCCTAATCCCTGCTTCTTCTATGATTTCTCCTACCTGAGTCAATGCAGTGGTAACTTGATAATTTTTCCCATCCACTAAAATATGCAGGGGTACTGCTCTTTTTATCTGTATTTCAATACCGTCCTCTAAGGGGGTATCCAGTGCCGGTTCTACGATATCTTTGTCCTGAAGAGAAATATTCTTTTCTTTTAATACCTGTTCTACAGTTTTACTTCTAGTGGTTAATTTGATTTCTTCTTTAACATCTATTATGGTGATATCTTTTTGGGTTAAATGGTAGAACCCTACTGCTGTAATTATACCTACAGTCAGTAGCATCAGAAGGATTGGATGCTTGTAATTTCCTATCAGCTCCCTTACCTTCTGCCTATGATTTTCCATTTTGATTACCTCCTAATTTTTGGTCTTTGGGAGACTAAAACATGGTATACCAACCTTATTTATTTGTCAAATTTATCCTTTAGAATTATTCCCTTCTTTTTTAATTTTATACAATAGGTAAAGATTAGTGACACATGAACTGGATTTAATCATAAAACTGTCTTACACATAAAAATATAAAAAGCATAGAACCTCTTCTGCTTAGAAGTCCTACGCTCTTTGTAAATAAATCATTATTTTGTATTGATTATCTTTTCATGTACTTTTTTAAATATCGTAATCTTCTTCCATATCCTCCATCATAGGATAGTTTTCTGCTGGCATTGCTGGCATCATTCCCCAATTGGAGTCCATACAGGGATGATGAGGGTTAGGCATTGCTGGCATCGTTGGATAGCCCATGCATGGATCTTGGGGGGGCATTGGCATTGCTGGTGGCATCATTCCAGGA harbors:
- the rnmV gene encoding ribonuclease M5, translating into MIREVIVVEGRDDEAAVKRAVDAEVIITSGLGIEEKTIERIRYAQQKTGVIILTDPDFPGEKIRKIISERVPGCKHAYLPKKYSIKDNDVGVENATPEHIREALERVKTQGENRQLFTLEHMIDAGLVMGDSSRIRREKLGDHLGIGYANAKQFLKRLNHYSISLEEFQEALEWLERSGGQ
- a CDS encoding G5 domain-containing protein, with the translated sequence MENHRQKVRELIGNYKHPILLMLLTVGIITAVGFYHLTQKDITIIDVKEEIKLTTRSKTVEQVLKEKNISLQDKDIVEPALDTPLEDGIEIQIKRAVPLHILVDGKNYQVTTALTQVGEIIEEAGIRINPLDRVAPDKEAEIEEEREIHIVRVTEKIITEEENIDFTTQKKPDNHLEKGKTKVVQKGQKGLKKNQIKITYEDGEESQRETLKEEVVIEPKDEVIQVGMLSTINTSRGATRFEKTMTVTATAYSQGDAGVGNTTSVGAPLKRGVIAVDPRVIPYYTRLYVPGYGFGQALDTGGAIKGNRIDLAMGSRAEALRYGRRKVKIYLLGR